The following are from one region of the Tachysurus fulvidraco isolate hzauxx_2018 chromosome 15, HZAU_PFXX_2.0, whole genome shotgun sequence genome:
- the yipf2 gene encoding protein YIPF2 codes for MADELKFQEFEEAADLLSADPGASTISVSTPASSGAAATSSSDVRLNLSDEEEENQQESSGLLRGEKQTSGFWTFEYYQSFFDVDTVQVLDRIKGSLLPLPGRNFIKHHIRSSPDLYGPFWICATLVFSVAISGNLSTFLNQMGDPQYHYRPQFHKVTIAAVTVFLYAWLVPLAVWGFMTWRQSTARQMSAYSFLETVCVYGYSLFIYIPTSILWIIPFGWLQWLLILIAMSVSGAVLVITFWPAVRDDTKPTAFSVMAAIVLLHALLAVGCKLYFFEAAAQPSLNSTPSSLNLTALTTVSKPK; via the exons ATGGCTGATGAACTGAAGTTTCAAG AGTTTGAGGAGGCTGCAGATCTCCTGTCTGCTGACCCGGGCGCCTCCACAATCAGCGTCTCCACTCCTGCGTCTTCTGGTGCAGCAGCCACGTCTTCCTCAGATGTCAGACTGAACCTGtcagatgaggaggaggagaaccAGCAGGAGAGCTCTGGG TTACTCAGAGGTGAGAAGCAAACCAGCGGCTTCTGGACATTTGAATACTATCAGTCATTTTTCGATGTGGATACGGTACAG GTGTTGGACAGGATCAAAGGGTCGCTTCTACCTTTACCAGGACGAAATTTTATCAAACATCACATTCGCAGTAGCCCAGATTTATATG GGCCATTTTGGATATGTGCAACTCTTGTCTTTTCTGTGGCCATTAGTGGGAACCTCTCTACCTTTCTGAATCAGATGGGTGACCCACAATATCACTATAGACCACAATTCCACAAAG TGACGATCGCAGCGGTCACCGTGTTCCTGTACGCATGGCTCGTACCGCTGGCTGTGTGGGGCTTCATGACTTGGCGACAGAGCACCGCACGACAGATGAGTGCTTACTCTTTCCTGGAGACGGTGTGTGTCTATGGCTACTCGCTCTTCATTTACATTCCTACTTCG ATATTGTGGATCATTCCATTCGGTTGGCTGCAGTGGCTCTTGATTCTGATTGCCATGTCAGTCTCTGGCGCGGTCTTGGTCATCACCTTTTGGCCTGCGGTTCGTGACGACACCAAACCGACGGCGTTCTCTGTGATGGCAGCCATCGTGTTGCTCCATGCACTGCTGGCTGTCGGCTGCAAG TTGTATTTCTTTGAAGCTGCAGCACAACCATCGCTTAACTCAACGCCTTCGAGCCTGAATCTCACAGCATTGACCACTGTGAGCAAACCCAAATAG
- the timm29 gene encoding mitochondrial import inner membrane translocase subunit Tim29 encodes MAALGRWCSTAAAATSKGTRWERLRNSRAGVWCYSLLRDYKEACREIFVGAVERPFKASFYVALLGGTYACYYTNPDSTSFQSRILETSNQLALLSPWIRSGMSDGHVQSLAKLRNEGRLRYISLGIVSLTYMADYDPEPSLYEARCSALSVPWSQLHERVLDVGFAGRWWMLENKMGNYDINEEEFKHLSPALLATAPPTPQETERNERLHQESWKALVMEGEEEMDSMKKSEEVTGKGNVSNTKQDI; translated from the exons ATGGCTGCCTTGGGGAGATGGTGCTCTACTGCAGCTGCTGCCACCAGCAAGGGTACAAGATGGGAGAGACTGCGAAACAGTCGTGCAG GTGTGTGGTGCTACAGCCTTCTGCGTGACTATAAGGAAGCATGCCGTGAAATATTTGTTGGTGCAGTTGAACGGCCTTTCAAAGCCAGTTTTTATGTGGCCTTGCTTGGAGGTACCTATGCCTGTTACTACACCAATCCAGACAGCACATCTTTTCAGTCTAGAATACTAGAGACCTCCAACCAGCTTGCCCTCCTCTCTCCGTGGATCCGTAGTGGCATGTCGGATGGGCATGTGCAGAGCTTGGCCAAGCTGCGCAACGAGGGCCGTTTGCGATATATCAGCCTGGGCATTGTGTCGTTGACCTACATGGCAGACTACGACCCTGAGCCCAGCCTGTATGAGGCACGATGTTCTGCACTTTCTGTGCCCTGGTCACAGTTGCATGAACGTGTGTTGGACGTAGGTTTTGCAGGGCGCTGGTGGATGTTGGAAAATAAAATGGGGAACTATGATATAAATGAGGAGGAGTTCAAGCATCTCTCTCCTGCCCTTCTGGCCACAGCACCCCCTACACcacaggagacagagagaaatgagagactGCACCAGGAGTCCTGGAAGGCTCTGGTGATGGAGGGAGAAGAAGAGATGGACAGTATGAAGAAAAGTGAGGAGGTAACAGGAAAAGGAAATGTGAGCAATACAAAACAGGACATTTAA